From Candidatus Neomarinimicrobiota bacterium, the proteins below share one genomic window:
- the hprK gene encoding HPr(Ser) kinase/phosphatase produces MTLELTIQRLLNEIGAKLRIVQLNGRVGRKNIIRSSKVNIPGLELAGYWDFFSPKSLQILTNKEVKFISTISATAMKSIFQRMFAYEIPAVILLKDLELPPLVVDLATEMKIPLLQTKVENTDFLKEINSFLYKEFAPRINVHGTLLDIYGVGVLLTGRSGIGKSEIALDLIERGHRLVADDVVNIEKASETILMGYGEKILQNTLEIRGLGVVNVRKAFGIRAVRPRKRLEVQIELVEWDSEAQYERFGLDEQKNTILDVDIPFITLPIYPGKNITVIAEVIALNYMLKLHGEDPAKELQEELMNKLKLQASTMNDKRFKGDFE; encoded by the coding sequence ATGACACTTGAACTGACCATACAGCGCCTTCTGAATGAAATCGGAGCCAAACTCCGCATTGTTCAGTTAAACGGCCGGGTAGGGCGGAAGAATATCATCCGCTCATCCAAGGTAAATATTCCCGGACTTGAATTGGCGGGATACTGGGATTTCTTTTCCCCAAAATCCCTGCAAATCCTCACAAATAAGGAAGTCAAATTCATATCCACCATCTCGGCCACCGCCATGAAATCCATCTTTCAGAGGATGTTTGCCTATGAAATACCGGCGGTTATCCTGCTGAAAGATCTGGAACTCCCCCCGCTTGTGGTGGACCTTGCCACGGAAATGAAAATCCCCCTTTTACAGACAAAGGTGGAAAACACCGATTTCCTGAAGGAAATCAATTCTTTCCTTTACAAGGAATTTGCACCCCGCATCAATGTCCATGGGACACTCCTGGATATTTACGGTGTGGGCGTTTTACTGACAGGCCGGAGCGGTATCGGGAAAAGTGAAATCGCCCTGGATTTGATTGAACGCGGACACCGGCTGGTTGCGGATGATGTGGTGAATATTGAAAAAGCCAGTGAAACCATCCTCATGGGTTACGGTGAAAAAATCCTGCAAAACACCTTGGAAATCAGGGGATTGGGTGTTGTCAACGTCCGGAAGGCATTCGGCATCCGCGCCGTCCGGCCCCGGAAACGCCTCGAGGTCCAGATTGAACTGGTGGAATGGGATTCTGAAGCCCAGTACGAACGTTTTGGACTGGATGAACAGAAAAATACCATCCTGGATGTGGATATCCCCTTTATAACCCTTCCCATCTATCCCGGAAAAAACATCACCGTGATCGCTGAAGTGATCGCCCTCAATTATATGCTCAAACTCCATGGAGAAGATCCTGCAAAAGAACTTCAGGAAGAATTGATGAACAAACTTAAGCTCCAGGCTTCGACCATGAATGACAAGCGGTTTAAAGGAGATTTTGAATAA
- the ileS gene encoding isoleucine--tRNA ligase, translating into MYKPVSSKVDFIQLEHEKLKFWEEKGIFNKLRVQNKGHKKWSFLDGPITANNPMGVHHAWGRTLKDVFNRYHSMLGEELRYQNGFDCQGLWVEVEVEKELGFKSKTDIEAYGIEKFVQACKDRVNKYSKIQTKQSIRLGYWMDWDHSYYTMSDENNYTIWHFLKKCYDRGMIYKGYDVMPWCPQCGSAMSEHEIATEGYKELTHPTIFAKFRLKHKENEYLLVWTTTPWTLAANTAAAVHPDLDYVKVKQGDEIYYLAQNLTDILKGEYSLVETLKGTDLLGLEYGGPFDELTAQKGVRHIVIAWDEVSDSDGTGIVHIAPGCGKEDFALSKENEIAVIAPIDEFGNYLEGFDWLTGKNVQSIAPDIFSSLKEKGILYKRDQITHRYPTCWRHGTELVFRLVDEWFISMDELRHEIAKVVDDIQWIPAWGRERELDWLRNMHDWMISKKRYWGLSLPIWVCDACGHFEVIGGKEELKERAVKGWEEFEGHSPHKPYIDKVEIACSKCGGVSKRVPDVGNPWLDAGIVPYSTLGYLSNREYWKQWFPADFVTESLPGQFRNWFYSLLAMSTVLEKKAPFKTLLGHALVKDEHGNDMHKSAGNAIWFEDAADKMGVDVMRWIFTAHNPENNLNFGYGPADEIRKKLLTLWNMYSFYITYADLDEYNPVTGKVDRESLTELDRWALSKIHTFVKEARYDYDNYHVERLMRKFELLLDNLSNWYVRRSRRRFWKSENDGDKLAAYFTLYTALKTIILTMAPIMPFVTEEIYQNMVLSVDKNAPESIHLNPFPEADESCIDEALSERIDTIIKIVELGRSARNKANIRTRQPLSNVIVKPARKSESDHILALKDQILEELNIKDVTLTENPQDYIRFVIKPNYKLLGQKLGKDMPVVAKALAELNADETAEKVRRGESIRVKGYTLEPSEIQVNMEEQPNLAAVEDKGYFLALNTELTPALKDEGLIRDLVRHIQTLRKDADFRVDDRIHLGIQGPDPVKRAVQAHQDYLMTETLADELSETVDYPEATKALKLEGAEISMMIKRLSKEGTGNG; encoded by the coding sequence ATGTACAAACCGGTATCAAGTAAAGTGGACTTCATCCAGCTGGAACACGAAAAGCTGAAATTCTGGGAAGAAAAAGGCATTTTCAATAAACTGCGTGTACAAAACAAAGGGCATAAGAAATGGTCCTTTCTGGACGGACCCATTACAGCCAATAACCCCATGGGAGTCCACCATGCCTGGGGAAGAACCCTGAAGGATGTCTTTAACCGCTATCATTCCATGCTGGGGGAAGAACTCCGGTATCAGAATGGTTTTGACTGCCAGGGACTCTGGGTCGAAGTGGAAGTGGAAAAAGAGCTTGGGTTTAAATCCAAGACAGATATTGAAGCCTACGGCATTGAAAAATTTGTCCAGGCCTGCAAAGACCGGGTAAATAAATACTCAAAAATCCAAACGAAACAATCCATCCGGCTGGGATATTGGATGGACTGGGATCATTCATATTATACCATGTCCGATGAAAACAATTATACCATCTGGCATTTTTTGAAAAAGTGCTACGACCGGGGCATGATTTACAAAGGATATGATGTGATGCCCTGGTGTCCCCAGTGCGGATCTGCCATGAGTGAACATGAAATCGCAACTGAAGGATACAAAGAGCTAACCCACCCCACGATTTTCGCCAAATTCCGTCTGAAACATAAAGAAAACGAATACCTGCTGGTCTGGACCACCACTCCCTGGACACTTGCCGCCAATACTGCCGCGGCGGTCCATCCGGACCTGGATTATGTCAAAGTAAAACAGGGTGATGAAATTTATTACCTGGCACAGAATCTTACAGACATCCTCAAGGGAGAATATTCCCTCGTGGAAACCCTGAAGGGAACAGATTTACTGGGACTGGAATATGGCGGACCTTTCGATGAACTCACAGCCCAGAAGGGTGTCCGTCACATTGTGATCGCCTGGGATGAAGTCAGCGATTCCGACGGAACAGGCATTGTCCATATTGCTCCCGGATGTGGTAAAGAGGACTTTGCCCTGTCCAAGGAAAATGAGATAGCCGTCATTGCTCCCATCGACGAGTTTGGAAATTATCTGGAAGGATTTGACTGGCTTACCGGTAAAAATGTCCAGTCTATCGCCCCTGATATTTTTTCATCCCTCAAGGAAAAAGGCATTCTCTACAAGCGGGATCAGATCACGCACCGTTATCCCACCTGCTGGCGACATGGCACGGAACTGGTCTTCCGCCTGGTAGATGAGTGGTTTATTTCCATGGATGAACTTCGCCATGAAATTGCGAAGGTCGTGGATGATATCCAGTGGATACCCGCCTGGGGCCGGGAACGGGAATTGGACTGGCTGAGAAACATGCATGACTGGATGATCTCCAAAAAGCGGTATTGGGGACTCAGTCTGCCGATCTGGGTCTGTGATGCCTGCGGCCATTTTGAGGTCATCGGCGGTAAAGAAGAGCTTAAAGAACGGGCCGTTAAGGGCTGGGAAGAATTTGAAGGACACAGTCCACACAAACCATATATTGACAAGGTTGAAATTGCTTGTTCCAAATGCGGCGGTGTCTCCAAACGGGTTCCCGATGTAGGAAATCCCTGGCTCGATGCCGGGATTGTACCCTACAGCACCCTGGGATACCTTTCAAACCGGGAATACTGGAAACAATGGTTCCCTGCAGACTTTGTCACCGAAAGCCTTCCGGGGCAGTTCCGGAACTGGTTTTATTCACTCCTGGCCATGAGCACGGTTCTGGAAAAGAAAGCACCCTTTAAAACCTTGTTGGGACATGCCCTGGTAAAGGATGAGCATGGCAACGACATGCATAAAAGCGCCGGCAATGCCATCTGGTTTGAGGATGCAGCAGACAAGATGGGTGTGGACGTGATGCGGTGGATCTTTACGGCTCACAATCCGGAAAATAACCTCAATTTCGGATATGGACCCGCTGATGAAATCCGAAAAAAACTCCTCACGCTTTGGAATATGTATTCATTTTATATCACCTACGCCGATCTGGATGAATATAATCCGGTTACCGGAAAGGTGGACCGGGAATCATTGACCGAACTGGATCGCTGGGCATTGTCCAAAATCCATACCTTTGTCAAAGAAGCCCGGTATGATTACGACAACTACCATGTTGAACGGCTTATGCGGAAATTCGAATTACTTCTGGATAACCTGTCTAACTGGTATGTCCGTCGTAGCCGCCGCCGTTTTTGGAAAAGTGAAAATGACGGCGACAAACTGGCAGCCTATTTTACTCTGTATACAGCCCTGAAAACCATCATTCTTACAATGGCTCCCATCATGCCTTTCGTGACAGAAGAGATCTACCAGAACATGGTTCTTTCCGTAGATAAAAACGCCCCGGAGAGTATCCATCTGAATCCCTTTCCCGAAGCGGATGAATCATGCATTGACGAAGCACTTTCCGAACGGATAGATACCATCATCAAGATTGTGGAACTGGGCCGTTCCGCCCGGAACAAAGCCAATATCCGCACACGGCAACCGCTGTCCAATGTGATCGTCAAACCGGCTCGTAAAAGCGAAAGTGATCACATTTTGGCCTTAAAGGACCAGATTCTTGAAGAACTGAACATCAAGGATGTGACCCTTACGGAAAATCCCCAGGATTATATTCGCTTTGTCATCAAGCCCAACTACAAACTGCTTGGACAGAAACTGGGAAAAGATATGCCCGTCGTTGCCAAAGCTTTGGCTGAATTGAATGCCGACGAAACGGCGGAAAAGGTCCGCAGGGGCGAGAGTATCCGGGTGAAGGGATATACCCTGGAACCTTCGGAAATTCAGGTGAATATGGAAGAGCAGCCAAATCTTGCGGCTGTAGAAGATAAAGGGTATTTTCTGGCCCTGAATACAGAATTGACACCGGCATTGAAAGATGAGGGACTCATCCGGGATCTGGTCCGGCATATTCAGACCCTTCGAAAAGATGCCGATTTTCGTGTAGACGACCGGATCCATCTGGGCATTCAGGGCCCTGACCCGGTAAAAAGAGCTGTCCAGGCCCATCAGGATTATCTCATGACAGAAACCCTTGCAGATGAATTGTCAGAAACCGTAGATTATCCTGAGGCCACAAAAGCACTGAAACTTGAAGGTGCTGAAATAAGCATGATGATCAAACGATTAAGCAAAGAAGGAACCGGTAATGGCTGA
- a CDS encoding RluA family pseudouridine synthase, with product MLTDELYEETMDTQTYQIIVSPHQKSLRLDRFIAESIPRISRTRVQLLIENGHILRNGQVIDKASLKISPGDILTISIPQRRPLTVEPEMIPLQIVYEDDDLIVINKPPDMVVHPAAGNRTGTLVNALAHYCTTLSTAGGYYRPGIIHRLDKDTSGTIIAAKNDVAHNEMARKFEYRKIEKYYLALVWGTITPSSGVILDPIGRDPSNRKKFAVVPDGKDAETRYEVLADLDFLSLVRLRIITGRTHQIRVHMAYSGHPVLGDSTYGGRTKKLKSLKPRQREKAVQVLDCIHRQALHSYEMFFDHPRTGEPVHVRSTLPRDMCEVLQILGYDGESLC from the coding sequence ATGCTGACGGATGAACTCTATGAAGAGACAATGGATACGCAGACGTATCAGATCATTGTCTCTCCACATCAAAAGTCCCTGCGTCTCGACCGTTTTATTGCCGAGTCCATTCCCCGTATCTCACGGACACGGGTTCAGTTACTCATCGAAAACGGCCACATCCTCCGGAACGGCCAAGTCATTGATAAAGCCTCTTTGAAAATCTCCCCCGGGGATATCCTGACCATTAGCATACCCCAACGGCGGCCTTTGACGGTTGAGCCGGAGATGATCCCCCTTCAGATCGTCTATGAGGATGATGATCTGATCGTGATCAACAAACCACCGGATATGGTTGTCCACCCGGCAGCAGGAAACCGGACCGGGACACTGGTCAACGCCCTGGCCCATTATTGTACAACGCTTTCAACCGCCGGAGGATATTACCGCCCGGGCATCATTCACCGGCTGGATAAAGATACTTCAGGAACCATAATCGCCGCGAAAAATGATGTCGCCCACAATGAAATGGCCCGGAAATTTGAATACCGGAAAATCGAGAAATATTATCTGGCACTGGTCTGGGGAACCATCACACCTTCTTCCGGCGTCATTCTGGATCCTATCGGACGGGATCCCTCCAACCGCAAAAAGTTCGCCGTTGTACCTGACGGTAAAGATGCTGAAACCCGGTATGAAGTCTTAGCGGATCTGGATTTTCTCAGTCTGGTCCGACTACGGATTATCACCGGCCGGACACATCAGATCCGGGTCCACATGGCTTACAGCGGTCACCCGGTTTTGGGAGACAGCACCTATGGAGGGCGGACAAAAAAATTAAAAAGCCTGAAACCGCGTCAACGGGAAAAAGCCGTTCAGGTTTTGGACTGCATTCACCGACAGGCACTTCACAGTTATGAGATGTTTTTTGATCATCCCCGGACCGGAGAACCGGTGCATGTCCGCTCTACCCTGCCCAGGGATATGTGTGAAGTCCTTCAGATTTTAGGCTATGACGGGGAATCCCTATGTTAA
- the lspA gene encoding signal peptidase II, producing MIHKTLKLSTRRVRFALIVICVVLLDQWTKVLTRSHFSIPVRNPIHLLGDNLIITRVENHGVAFGIHFPGIHIISYLGFIVIILYLFYQYRREAYSLLNDIAFSLIIGGALGNFYDRLFRGTVTDMIQMGISGYYWPVYNIADSAITIGVLLFILGTFLQNRQIKHADG from the coding sequence ATGATCCACAAGACACTTAAACTTTCTACGCGCCGGGTTCGGTTTGCTTTAATCGTCATCTGTGTGGTGTTACTGGATCAATGGACAAAAGTTCTGACCCGATCACATTTCAGCATCCCTGTACGGAATCCGATTCATCTTCTTGGGGATAATCTGATCATCACCCGGGTTGAAAACCACGGCGTAGCCTTCGGTATTCACTTTCCCGGGATTCATATTATTTCTTATCTGGGTTTTATAGTGATTATCCTCTATCTGTTTTACCAGTACCGGCGGGAGGCTTACAGCCTGCTGAATGACATTGCTTTCAGCCTGATCATTGGAGGTGCCCTGGGCAATTTTTACGACCGGCTTTTCCGGGGCACAGTTACAGACATGATTCAGATGGGGATATCCGGATATTACTGGCCGGTTTATAACATTGCGGATTCAGCCATAACCATCGGAGTGCTGCTTTTTATTCTGGGAACATTTCTCCAGAATCGACAAATCAAACATGCTGACGGATGA
- the xerC gene encoding tyrosine recombinase XerC, producing the protein MLSYDTCLNRFLSYLHEIRGYSANTLEAYGRDLLQFRDYCRDYYSEPEIDIKKIDKLTLRHFLGKLSEEGQSAKTIARKLAALKSLFKFAMRNEWIDKNPAYAIRSPKLPSKLPVFITQEQMRALFRSIPADTFIHSRDKALVDLIYSTGMRLNELVQLNIMDLNTHGNTVSVVGKGDKQRVLPVGTETMKSLDAYLAFRREKFGSFETSSPLFISKQNKRISPRDVQYRIEKIIRAFSEGARKNSPHVLRHSFATHLLENGADLQAVRSLLGHSSLSTTQIYTHVNTGRLKDVYRQAHPRAGRRNKPNNMNGGHDES; encoded by the coding sequence ATGTTAAGTTATGATACATGCCTGAACCGTTTTCTTTCCTATCTTCACGAAATACGGGGTTATTCCGCCAACACCCTGGAAGCATACGGCAGGGATTTACTCCAGTTCAGGGATTATTGCCGGGATTATTACAGCGAGCCGGAAATCGATATAAAAAAGATTGACAAACTGACACTCCGGCATTTCCTGGGTAAACTTTCTGAAGAAGGGCAGTCTGCCAAAACCATCGCCCGGAAACTGGCGGCGTTAAAATCCCTTTTCAAATTTGCCATGCGGAATGAATGGATCGATAAAAACCCGGCCTATGCCATCCGTTCGCCGAAACTCCCTTCAAAATTGCCGGTTTTTATCACACAGGAACAGATGAGAGCCCTTTTCCGTTCAATACCTGCAGACACGTTCATACACAGCCGGGATAAAGCCCTGGTGGATCTGATTTACAGCACGGGAATGCGTCTGAATGAGTTGGTTCAGTTGAATATCATGGATTTGAATACACATGGAAATACCGTTTCGGTTGTAGGTAAGGGAGATAAGCAACGGGTCCTGCCCGTCGGCACAGAAACCATGAAGAGCCTTGACGCTTATCTGGCTTTCAGACGGGAAAAATTTGGAAGCTTTGAAACCTCTTCCCCCCTTTTTATCTCTAAACAAAATAAACGGATCAGTCCACGGGATGTCCAATACCGTATTGAAAAAATCATCCGGGCCTTTTCTGAAGGTGCCCGGAAAAATAGTCCCCATGTCCTTCGCCACTCCTTTGCCACACACCTGTTGGAAAACGGAGCCGATCTTCAGGCGGTCCGGTCCCTTTTGGGACACTCAAGTCTTTCTACAACCCAGATTTATACCCATGTGAACACAGGACGACTTAAGGATGTCTACCGGCAGGCACATCCCCGGGCCGGTAGACGGAATAAACCCAATAACATGAACGGAGGCCACGATGAGAGTTGA